One window from the genome of Corallococcus exiguus encodes:
- a CDS encoding OmpH family outer membrane protein: MSLRSTLAVAAAVLSLALPVAASAAELKVAYVDLQRVLLEVDDGKAAKARLQKWLEDRQKEIDKEQETLRKEKDTLDKQASAMSEATRTQKATELQKKVMELAQKYERSRAEAANKERQEMEPIVNRIDQVIASIAERDGLGMVLDKRDSGIVFALSQYDISNEVVRSYNNSASKKPAPAAKDAPVKK, from the coding sequence ATGTCGCTTCGAAGCACCCTGGCGGTCGCCGCCGCTGTCCTGTCGCTCGCCCTCCCGGTTGCCGCTTCGGCCGCCGAGCTCAAGGTTGCCTACGTCGACCTGCAGCGCGTGCTGCTGGAGGTGGATGACGGCAAGGCCGCCAAGGCCCGTCTCCAGAAGTGGCTGGAGGACCGTCAGAAGGAGATCGACAAGGAGCAGGAGACGCTCCGCAAGGAGAAGGACACCCTGGACAAGCAGGCCAGCGCCATGAGCGAGGCCACGCGCACCCAGAAGGCCACCGAGCTCCAGAAGAAGGTGATGGAGCTGGCGCAGAAGTACGAGCGCAGCCGCGCCGAGGCCGCCAACAAGGAGCGCCAGGAGATGGAGCCCATCGTCAACCGCATCGACCAGGTCATCGCGTCCATCGCGGAGCGGGACGGCCTGGGCATGGTGCTGGACAAGCGCGACTCCGGCATCGTCTTCGCGCTGTCCCAGTACGACATCTCCAACGAGGTCGTGCGCAGCTACAACAACAGCGCCTCCAAGAAGCCCGCGCCGGCGGCCAAGGACGCCCCGGTCAAGAAGTAG